In Candidatus Legionella polyplacis, the following are encoded in one genomic region:
- the rpmB gene encoding 50S ribosomal protein L28: MSRKCKITKKRPMKGNNVSHSNNKTKRKFFPNLHFHRFWVPKKNKFIRIKISKKGIKILEKKGIDI; this comes from the coding sequence ATGTCTCGAAAATGTAAAATAACTAAAAAACGACCAATGAAAGGTAACAATGTATCCCATTCCAACAATAAAACAAAAAGAAAATTTTTTCCAAATTTACACTTTCACCGTTTTTGGGTTCCAAAAAAAAATAAATTTATAAGAATTAAAATAAGTAAAAAAGGTATAAAAATATTAGAAAAAAAAGGAATTGATATATAA
- the trmB gene encoding tRNA (guanosine(46)-N7)-methyltransferase TrmB: MLNRIKSFSIRSNRRISNRQFQALNRLLCFYKLDLNYEKWDFYSIFNRKTDTVIEIGFGMGDFLLFAAEKNLNLNFIGIDVYNPGIGNILASIEDRNIKNIRVAPYDAVDVFRYQIKDKSLMGVQIFFPDPWPKRKHHKRRLIQFNFVKSLISKIRDYGFLFCITDCKSYANSMRSIFNSYSSLKPINDNYISNIENSYLFFLNSNERPLTKFERRSKKLFLPIWKLIYLVI, from the coding sequence ATGTTGAATAGAATTAAGAGTTTTTCTATAAGATCTAATAGAAGAATTAGTAATAGACAGTTTCAAGCTTTAAATAGATTGTTATGTTTTTATAAGTTAGATTTGAATTATGAAAAATGGGATTTTTATTCTATTTTTAATAGAAAAACAGATACTGTTATAGAGATAGGATTTGGTATGGGAGATTTTTTACTTTTTGCGGCTGAGAAAAATTTAAATTTAAATTTTATTGGTATTGATGTGTATAATCCTGGGATTGGGAATATTTTAGCTTCTATAGAAGATAGAAATATTAAAAATATTCGCGTTGCACCTTATGATGCTGTTGATGTTTTTCGGTATCAAATAAAAGATAAATCTTTAATGGGTGTACAGATTTTTTTTCCAGATCCTTGGCCAAAGAGAAAACATCATAAACGTCGATTAATTCAATTTAATTTTGTTAAATCTCTTATATCAAAGATAAGAGATTATGGTTTTCTATTTTGTATAACAGATTGTAAGAGTTATGCGAATAGTATGAGAAGTATTTTTAATAGTTATTCTAGTTTAAAACCAATTAATGATAATTATATCAGTAATATTGAAAATAGTTATTTATTTTTTTTAAATAGCAATGAAAGACCATTAACAAAGTTTGAACGTCGTAGTAAAAAATTATTTTTACCTATATGGAAATTAATATATTTGGTTATATAA